A window of Solanum stenotomum isolate F172 chromosome 3, ASM1918654v1, whole genome shotgun sequence contains these coding sequences:
- the LOC125860736 gene encoding peptide-N4-(N-acetyl-beta-glucosaminyl)asparagine amidase A-like: MRTSMNTTSLFFFIIIFIAPLSSSLPHHHSHFLKHTLPHTSNPHPYIEITHPLPFTNLTPSCSHPSFTHNFGNTYGLPPVSVPYSPPLNCSWTHVVLQFKASCKGEQYDRIAAVWLDGAELLRTSTAEPNDDGIYWTVAKDVTKYSSILVKENITLSVMLENLVNDIFTGVYHVNVTFLYYDAKNLTGVQLDDYVDNLISMGASKMGSLLGSDDRPADLILPVSANGDNGLWFRIESESGSYGQNVVIPRNTYKAVMEIYVSFHGNDEFWYSNPPDSYIKMNNLTTKRGHGAYREVLLKIDENLVGSLVPFPVVFTGGINPLFWEPVVSIGAFDLPSYDIDLTPFLGLLLDDKSHFLSLGVADSIPFWLVDGSLHLWVDNCALPCEVQAKVLDYGTPKFNIERLSSFRGLDGSCEIEMKRKSKVSGWVNSTSGNLTTIVSREVKFKNKIKFYLNGTEKRVRQNVREETIVSVLSDTGITISRTTTKKTYPLSMTTKNSPSSENDTSLMLTDLDHEWRERKSIGDLSISLINRQKCNGWMVVQDHDVLSGGATTQQTYSYRDEVGCYSRIVSAGNGTLMNDTSSSICSFSSL, encoded by the coding sequence ATGCGCACCTCCATGAATACtacttctctcttcttcttcatcatcatcttcattgCCCCATTATCCTCATCACTACCACACCACCATTCCCATTTTCTCAAACACACTCTTCCCCACACCAGTAATCCACATCCATACATCGAAATCACTCACCCATTACCCTTCACTAACCTCACTCCATCTTGCTCTCATCCCTCATTCACCCACAATTTCGGTAACACATATGGCCTTCCACCTGTCTCCGTCCCTTACTCCCCTCCCCTCAATTGCTCATGGACCCATGTGGTTCTCCAGTTCAAAGCATCTTGCAAAGGGGAGCAGTATGACCGTATTGCCGCCGTTTGGTTAGACGGCGCTGAGCTTCTCCGTACCAGCACTGCTGAGCCCAACGATGACGGAATTTACTGGACTGTTGCGAAAGATGTCACCAAGTACAGTTCGATTCTTGTTAAGGAGAATATTACTCTTTCTGTTATGCTGGAAAATCTGGTTAATGATATTTTTACTGGTGTGTATCATGTGAATGTTACTTTTTTATACTATGATGCTAAGAATCTTACGGGGGTTCAATTGGATGATTATGTGGATAATCTGATTTCAATGGGAGCGAGCAAAATGGGAAGTTTGCTGGGTTCAGATGACAGACCAGCGGATTTGATATTGCCTGTATCGGCTAATGGAGATAATGGGCTTTGGTTTCGAATTGAGAGTGAATCGGGATCGTATGGGCAAAATGTTGTGATTCCTAGGAATACTTATAAAGCTGTGATGGAGATTTATGTATCGTTTCATGGGAATGATGAGTTTTGGTACTCTAATCCACCGGATTCATATATAAAGATGAATAATTTGACCACAAAGAGAGGACATGGAGCGTATAGGGAGGTTTTGTTGAAGATAGATGAGAATTTGGTGGGATCTTTGGTACCATTTCCGGTGGTTTTCACAGGAGGAATCAATCCTTTGTTCTGGGAACCAGTGGTTTCAATTGGTGCCTTTGATCTTCcttcttatgatattgatttaaCGCCCTTTTTGGGGCTTTTGCTTGATGATAAATCCCACTTTTTGAGTCTTGGAGTGGCGGATAGTATCCCATTTTGGTTAGTGGATGGGAGTTTGCATCTATGGGTAGATAATTGCGCATTGCCATGTGAAGTTCAGGCTAAAGTTCTTGATTATGGTACTCCTAAGTTTAACATTGAGCGATTGTCAAGCTTTCGAGGACTTGATGGGTCATGTGAGATTGAGATGAAGAGGAAGAGCAAGGTTTCAGGGTGGGTGAATTCAACTTCAGGAAATTTAACCACAATAGTTTCTAGAGAAGTGAAATTTAAGAATAAGATAAAGTTCTATCTTAATGGTACTGAAAAAAGGGTAAGACAGAATGTGAGAGAAGAGACTATAGTAAGTGTACTGTCTGATACAGGTATCACGATTTCTCGGACCACTACGAAAAAGACATATCCACTTAGTATGACCACTAAGAATTCGCCTTCATCAGAGAATGATACAAGCTTGATGCTTACTGACCTAGACCATGAATGGAGGGAGAGGAAGTCCATTGGGGATTTATCAATCTCCTTGATAAATCGGCAGAAATGCAATGGTTGGATGGTCGTTCAAGATCATGATGTTCTATCTGGTGGTGCCACCACTCAACAAACTTATTCTTATAGGGATGAAGTTGGTTGCTATTCCCGGATCGTTTCAGCTGGCAATGGAACGCTTATGAACGACACTTCAAGCAGTATTTGTTCATTTTCGTCTTTGTGA
- the LOC125860751 gene encoding eukaryotic translation initiation factor 2 subunit alpha homolog, whose translation MATNSPNLECRMYEAKYPEVDQAVMIQVKSMADSGAYVALLEYNNIEGMILFSELSRRRIRSISSLIKVGRIEPVMVLRVDKEKGYIDLSKRRVSEEDISACEERYNKSKLVHSIMRHVAETMGIDLEDLYIHVGWPLYRKYGHAFEAFKLVVSDPDSILNSLTREVKEIGPDGKEVTKVAPALSEEVKDALVKNIRRRMTPQPLKIRADIEMKCFQFDGVLHIKEAMRKAEAAGNDDCPVKIKLVAPPAYVLNTQTLDKEQGIAILTKAIAACTEEIERHKGKLAVKEAPRAVSEREDKLLAEQMAKLGRENEEISGDEDSEEEEDTGMGEIDVENSGTGIRE comes from the exons ATGGCGACCAACTCCCCGAACCTCGAATGTCGAATGTACGAAGCCAAGTACCCTGAAGTAGACCAAGCTGTGATGATACAGGTGAAAAGCATGGCTGACAGCGGCGCCTACGTTGCCCTTCTAGAGTACAATAACATTGAAGGAATGATCCTTTTCTCTGAGCTCTCTCGTCGTCGTATTCGGAGTATTAGCAGTCTTATCAAAGTTGGACGCATCGAACCGGTTATGGTTCTTAGGGTTGATAAGGAGAAAGGATATATCGATCTCAGTAAACGAAGGGTTTCTGAGGAAGATATTTCCGCTTGTGAGGAGAGGTATAATAAGAGTAAGCTTGTTCATTCAATCATGCGTCATGTTGCTGAAACCATGGGAATTGATCTGGAG GACTTGTATATTCATGTAGGTTGGcctttatatagaaaatatggTCATGCTTTTGAG GCATTCAAATTGGTTGTCAGTGATCCAGATTCAATACTTAATTCCCTCACTCGTGAAGTCAAAGAAATTGGTCCTGATGGGAAGGAG GTAACTAAAGTTGCTCCTGCTTTGTCCGAGGAAGTTAAAGATGCATTGGTAAAGAATATTAGGAGAAGAATGACTCCACAGCCATTGAAGATTCGAGCAGATATTGAGATGAAATGTTTTCAGTTTGATGGTGTTCTTCACATTAAG GAAGCTATGCGGAAAGCTGAGGCTGCTGGTAATGATGATTGCCCTGTTAAAATTAAACTTGTTGCTCCTCCAGCATATGTGCTCAATACTCAGACTCTTGACAAG GAGCAAGGCATAGCAATCCTTACTAAAGCAATTGCAGCTTGCACCGAGGAAATAGAGCGTCACAAAGGAAAACTTGCTGTCAAGGAGGCTCCAAGAGCG GTGAGTGAACGGGAAGACAAATTGCTTGCTGAACAGATGGCTAAGCTCGGTCGTGAAAATGAGGAGATCAGTGGTGATGAAGATAGTGAAGAGGAGGAAGATACAGGGATGGGAGAAATTGACGTGGAGAACTCAGGAACTGGAATTAGAGAGTAA
- the LOC125860741 gene encoding protein VAPYRIN-like — translation MEKLVEVSEPEIGIDFALGCKCRATVNLRSLTAAYPIAFKVQTSSPHKFLVNPPSGLISPLSSTSFQVILKPQPQIPPTFPRSPSDRFLVRTTIASELELEHNSSSESTRSEIVNSLFKSIGHRSTHDIKLKVVFVGPFLLRHAVSNGDCDSVRNIIKRQRSIFTEFSTREAESLFRVANQLPNNNNDMVNILIEGGLKVDACTEPNDVKWVSKGWTALHIAVANDRREEIERLLRVNGGCRWLDSRDKEGRTPLHLAASKGLLESGKALIGAGAQVDARSKDGRTALFRAAANGDCQMVKMLVEMGADPTLTELHLGRSALDIARAKGHGVVVTILERGEAVLHAARRGDLQLLETLLEKGATTNFHDQYGLAALHMAAIKGKKDAVMILAEFGADLECQDIEGQTPLQMAVEGGCAQTVEVLLNRGANVNAKNKKGATPLSVSKFLGYEEITQLLVDEGAVLSVIPSNSPSSVS, via the exons ATGGAGAAATTGGTGGAAGTATCAGAACCAGAAATAGGAATAGATTTTGCACTAGGCTGCAAATGCCGAGCCACAGTGAACCTCAGATCACTTACTGCAGCCTATCCAATAGcattcaaagttcaaacttcTTCTCCTCACAAATTCCTTGTCAATCCACCCAGTGGCCTAATATCACCATTATCTTCAACCTCTTTCCAAGTGATTCTCAAGCCCCAACCCCAAATCCCTCCCACTTTCCCTCGCTCCCCTTCTGATCGCTTCCTCGTTAGAACAACAATAGCGTCAGAACTCGAACTAGAACACAACTCATCTTCTGAGTCGACTCGATCCGAAATCGTGAACTCCTTGTTCAAGTCAATTGGGCATCGTTCAACTCATGACATAAAACTCAAGGTGGTTTTCGTAGGTCCTTTTCTTCTCCGTCATGCCGTTAGTAACGGAGATTGTGATTCCGTTAGGAATATTATCAAACGGCAGCGATCCATTTTCACCGAGTTTTCAACCCGGGAAGCAGAGTCACTCTTCCGAGTAGCAAATCAGCTCCCTAATAACAACAACGACATGGTGAATATTTTGATTGAAGGTGGACTGAAGGTGGACGCATGTACTGAACCAAACGACGTTAAATGGGTGTCCAAGGGATGGACGGCGTTACATATCGCCGTCGCGAATGACCGGAGGGAAGAGATTGAGAGGTTATTGAGAGTGAACGGAGGGTGCAGGTGGTTGGATAGCAGAGACAAGGAGGGAAGAACGCCGTTACATTTAGCAGCGAGTAAAGGGTTATTGGAAAGTGGTAAGGCGTTGATAGGTGCAGGTGCGCAAGTGGATGCGAGAAGCAAAGATGGTCGAACAGCTTTGTTCAGAGCTGCTGCTAATGGCGACTGTCAAATGGTGAAGATGCTTGTTGAAATGGGTGCTGACCCTACTCTCACTGAATTGCATCTTGGGCGTTCAGCTCTTGATATCGCCAGAGCTAAGGGACAC GGGGTAGTCGTTACAATACTCGAAAGAGGAGAAGCAGTTCTACATGCAGCAAGGCGTGGAGACCTTCAGCTACTCGAGACTCTTCTCGAAAAGGGAGCAACCACCAACTTCCACGATCAATATGGTCTAGCAGCACTTCACATGGCAgctattaaaggaaaaaaagacgCAGTAATGATATTGGCTGAATTTGGAGCCGACTTGGAATGTCAGGACATAGAAGGTCAGACTCCGCTGCAAATGGCAGTCGAAGGCGGATGTGCACAGACGGTAGAAGTGCTGCTGAACAGAGGAGCCAATGTAAATGCCAAGAACAAGAAAGGTGCCACTCCACTTTCTGTTTCTAAATTTTTGGGTTATGAAGAAATAACGCAGCTACTTGTTGATGAGGGTGCAGTGCTTTCTGTAATTCCTTCAAATTCGCCGTCTTCCGTATCTTGA